From the Malaclemys terrapin pileata isolate rMalTer1 chromosome 13, rMalTer1.hap1, whole genome shotgun sequence genome, one window contains:
- the LOC128847326 gene encoding olfactory receptor 14A16-like: MSNRTTMFLLLGFSDVRELQILHFVGFLVIYLAALMGNLLIFMAIDFDHHLHTPMYFFLMNLSILDLGSISVTVPKSMANSLMNTRSISYAGCVGQVFFLLFFVAADFSLLTVMAYDRYIAICKPLHYETIMNSRTCVEMAAGAWISGLLYSVLHTGNTFALTFCGGNMVDQFFCEIPQLLKLTCSDSYLSEVGVIAFSACLLLGCFVFIIVSYVQIFKSVLRIPSEQGRHKALSTCLPHLTVVSLFVFTGIFAYLKPTSSSPSALDLVVAVLYSVLIPIMNPIVYSIRNKEMKAALRRLTGCR, encoded by the coding sequence atgtccaaccgaACCACCATGTTCCTTCTGCTGGGATTTTCTGATGttcgggagctgcagattttgcactttgtgGGGTTTCTAGTGATCTACCTGGCAGCCCTGATGGGGAATCTTCTTATCTTCATGGCCATAGACTTCGAccaccaccttcacacccccatgtacttcttcctgatgaatctgtccatcctagaccttggctccatctctgtcactgtccccaaatccatggccaacTCCCTCATGAACACCAGATCCATTTCCTATGCTGGATGTGTTGGCCaagtctttttcctcctcttctttgtGGCAGCAGATTTTTCCCTTCTCACCGTCATGGCATATGACCGATATATCGCAATCTGCAAACCACTCCACTATGAGACAATAATGAACAGCAGAACTTGTGTTGAAATGGCAGCCGGTGCCTGGATCAGTGGGCTTCTCTACTCTGTGCTACATACCGGGAACACGTTTGCATTGACCTTCTGTGGAGGCaacatggtggatcagttcttctgtgagatCCCCCAGCTACTGAAGCTCACCTGCTCTGACTCATATCTGAGTGAAGTTGGGGTTATTGCATTTAGTGCGTGTTTACTCTTAggctgctttgtttttataattgtgtcatatgttcagatcttcaaatcagtgctcagaatcccctctgagcagggccggcataaaGCCCTCTCCACCTGTCTTCCTCACCTCACTGTGGTCTCCTTGTTTGTTTTCACTGGCATTTTTGCTTAtctgaaacccacctccagctccccatCTGCTCTGGATCTTGTGGTGGCTGTTCTCTATTCCGTATTAATACCAATCATGAATCCAATTGTCTACAGCATTAGGAACAAGGAGATGAAAGCTGCCCTGAGGAGACTGACTGGGTGTAGGTAA